One Longimicrobium sp. DNA segment encodes these proteins:
- the uvrC gene encoding excinuclease ABC subunit UvrC, translating into MALNPTLESKLKHLPTRPGVYLMKDAGGEILYVGKAKSLRSRVRSYFASGQQHGVRIAEMVRRVADVDTIVVSSEAEALILENNLIKEHRPRFNINLRDDKTYPYIKVTVQERFPRVFVTRRLVKDGARYFGPYTDVRRMRHALELVKKLYTVRSCHYDLPREAPARPCLDYHIGRCLAPCVAFQPEEDYRGMIDEILEVLGGHTRLVADRLKREMRDAAAEMNFERAAELRDAIAELEALERRQRVVDVSGADRDVVGFARDGVEACGVVLLIREGKLLGREVTFLGNLADEGDESAFGAFATRHFTERAIRDVESVPPAVHFPMDFADREVLQEVLREHAGRAVRLHVPQRGEKVQLVELAAQNARHLLEERKLVERTAASRAPDALYELQEVLELPAVPRTIVCFDISHTQGSEVVASGVFFDNGEPFKGEYKRFKIRGEWGNDDFASMHEVVTRYFSRRAEEKRSLPDLVVIDGGKGQLGAARKALEALGMPQQAVISLAKRDEEVFVPGRSEPVRLPRRSPALRLLQRVRDEAHRFAVTYNRKLRTKRTIRSELSTIPGVGAARQRALLDRFGSMRAVAAASEAEIAALPGFGPSLARKVKEALGAGPAAPAAADGQAA; encoded by the coding sequence ATGGCGCTGAACCCCACGCTCGAGAGCAAGCTGAAGCACCTCCCTACCCGCCCCGGCGTCTACCTGATGAAGGACGCCGGCGGCGAGATCCTGTACGTGGGGAAGGCCAAGTCGCTGCGCTCCCGGGTGCGCTCCTATTTCGCCAGCGGGCAGCAGCACGGGGTGCGCATCGCCGAGATGGTGCGGCGCGTGGCCGACGTGGACACCATCGTGGTCTCCAGCGAGGCCGAGGCGCTGATCCTGGAGAACAACCTGATCAAGGAGCACCGCCCGCGCTTCAACATCAACCTGCGCGACGACAAGACCTACCCGTACATCAAGGTCACCGTCCAGGAGCGCTTCCCCCGCGTCTTCGTGACCCGGCGGCTGGTGAAGGACGGGGCGCGCTACTTCGGGCCGTACACCGACGTGCGGCGGATGCGCCACGCGCTGGAGCTGGTGAAGAAGCTCTACACCGTGCGCTCGTGCCACTACGACCTGCCGCGCGAGGCCCCGGCGCGCCCCTGCCTGGACTACCACATCGGCCGCTGCCTGGCGCCGTGCGTGGCCTTCCAGCCCGAGGAGGACTACCGGGGGATGATCGACGAGATCCTGGAGGTCCTGGGCGGGCACACGCGCCTGGTGGCGGACCGGCTGAAGCGGGAGATGCGGGACGCGGCCGCGGAGATGAACTTCGAGCGCGCGGCCGAGCTGCGCGACGCCATCGCCGAGCTCGAGGCGCTGGAGCGGCGGCAGCGGGTGGTGGACGTCTCGGGCGCCGACCGCGACGTGGTGGGCTTCGCGCGCGACGGGGTGGAAGCCTGCGGCGTGGTGCTCTTGATCCGCGAGGGGAAGCTGCTGGGGCGCGAGGTCACCTTCCTGGGGAACCTGGCCGACGAGGGCGACGAGAGCGCGTTCGGCGCCTTCGCCACGCGGCACTTCACCGAGCGGGCGATCCGCGACGTGGAGTCGGTGCCGCCCGCGGTGCACTTCCCCATGGACTTCGCCGACCGCGAGGTGCTGCAGGAGGTGCTGCGCGAGCACGCGGGGCGCGCGGTGCGCCTGCACGTGCCGCAGCGCGGCGAGAAGGTGCAGCTGGTGGAGCTGGCCGCCCAGAACGCGCGCCACCTGCTGGAGGAGCGCAAGCTGGTGGAGCGCACCGCCGCCAGCCGCGCCCCCGACGCCCTCTACGAGCTGCAGGAGGTGCTGGAGCTGCCTGCGGTGCCGCGCACCATCGTCTGCTTCGACATCTCGCACACGCAGGGGAGCGAGGTGGTGGCCTCGGGGGTGTTCTTCGACAACGGCGAGCCGTTCAAGGGCGAGTACAAGCGCTTCAAGATCCGCGGGGAGTGGGGCAACGACGACTTCGCCTCGATGCACGAGGTGGTGACGCGCTACTTCTCGCGCCGCGCCGAGGAGAAGCGGTCGCTGCCGGACCTGGTGGTGATCGACGGCGGGAAGGGGCAGCTGGGGGCTGCCCGCAAGGCGCTGGAGGCGCTCGGGATGCCGCAGCAGGCGGTGATCAGCCTGGCCAAGCGCGACGAGGAGGTGTTCGTCCCGGGGCGCTCCGAGCCGGTGCGGCTGCCGCGCCGCAGCCCCGCGCTGCGCCTGCTGCAGCGCGTGCGCGACGAGGCGCACCGCTTCGCCGTCACCTACAACCGGAAGCTCCGCACCAAGCGGACGATCCGCTCCGAGCTGTCCACCATCCCCGGCGTGGGCGCGGCCCGCCAGCGCGCGCTGCTGGACCGCTTCGGGAGCATGCGCGCCGTGGCCGCCGCCAGCGAGGCGGAGATCGCCGCGCTTCCCGGCTTCGGCCCCTCGCTCGCGCGCAAGGTGAAGGAGGCGCTCGGCGCCGGCCCCGCCGCCCCGGCGGCCGCGGACGGGCAGGCGGCGTAG